A single Brucella intermedia LMG 3301 DNA region contains:
- a CDS encoding biotin transporter BioY — MSTITQTRPSFSPLNLEARSPAMRLAAVAFGTLVLAVSSQIEVPMIPVPITLQTLIVPLIGALYGWRLGIATVLAWLGEAMMGLPVLAGGAGGLAHFAGPTAGYLVSFPLIAALTGYLAERGWNGNRVGLAFVSFLAANMICLALGAVWLSTLIGAEKAVAFGVTPFLLGALIKSALGAAILKAAAPNR; from the coding sequence ATGTCGACCATCACTCAAACGCGCCCATCCTTCAGCCCGCTTAATCTTGAAGCCCGCTCCCCGGCAATGCGCCTTGCGGCTGTAGCATTTGGCACGCTGGTTCTCGCCGTCTCGTCACAGATCGAAGTTCCGATGATTCCGGTTCCGATCACGCTGCAGACCCTGATCGTTCCGCTGATCGGCGCGCTCTATGGCTGGCGTCTTGGCATAGCCACGGTTCTGGCCTGGCTTGGAGAAGCAATGATGGGCCTTCCGGTTCTCGCAGGCGGCGCCGGTGGTCTTGCGCATTTCGCAGGCCCGACCGCAGGCTATCTCGTTTCCTTCCCGCTCATTGCTGCACTGACCGGTTATCTGGCCGAACGTGGCTGGAACGGCAACCGTGTCGGCCTCGCATTCGTCTCGTTCCTTGCTGCCAACATGATCTGCCTCGCTCTCGGTGCAGTCTGGCTGTCCACCCTCATCGGCGCTGAAAAGGCCGTCGCCTTCGGCGTGACGCCGTTCCTGCTCGGCGCTCTCATCAAGTCGGCTCTCGGCGCAGCGATCCTCAAGGCTGCAGCGCCGAACCGTTGA
- a CDS encoding DUF1284 domain-containing protein, which translates to MTIRLRGHHLLCMLTYVGKGYSPAFVENYDAIAGRLSRGEDILLVDGPDDICAPLLCGGDCHCYEASVRRRDALALKTVGELLGTVLTTPSPFTLDAERLAAMRSSFADGTLRAACEHCEWSDLCTRIAGPENFEGVKVTAPVSATESGR; encoded by the coding sequence TTGACCATACGTCTGCGTGGCCATCATCTTCTTTGCATGCTGACTTATGTCGGCAAGGGCTACAGCCCGGCTTTCGTGGAAAATTACGATGCGATTGCCGGGCGGTTGAGCCGGGGAGAGGATATTCTTCTGGTCGATGGTCCCGATGACATCTGCGCGCCCCTGCTCTGCGGGGGCGACTGTCATTGTTATGAAGCAAGCGTCAGGAGACGCGACGCACTGGCGCTCAAGACCGTGGGCGAACTTCTGGGAACGGTACTTACCACGCCTTCCCCGTTCACGCTCGATGCGGAGCGGCTGGCAGCAATGCGCTCGAGCTTCGCCGACGGCACGCTGCGCGCGGCCTGCGAGCATTGCGAATGGTCTGATCTGTGCACCCGGATTGCGGGGCCGGAAAATTTCGAGGGCGTGAAAGTCACCGCACCTGTTTCTGCAACCGAAAGCGGTCGCTGA
- a CDS encoding TIGR00282 family metallophosphoesterase, with the protein MRLLFLGDMVGRSGRTAVYEKLPGLISDLKLDFVIVNGENAAGGFGITEEIFHDTIRAGADVVTTGNHVWDQREALDFSRREDRFLRPANFPKGTAGKGEGLYIAKNGARVLVSNIMGRVFMHPDLDDPFIAAEKILEACPLGEQADAVFFDFHAEATSEKQCFGHFVDGRASAVVGTHTHVPTADCQILRNGTAYMSDAGMCGDYDSSLGMDKEEPLNRFLSKVPKGRFEAANGPATICGVGIEISDRTGLAEKAAPLRIGAHLEETIPAFWS; encoded by the coding sequence ATGAGATTGCTTTTTCTTGGTGATATGGTGGGCCGGTCGGGCCGTACCGCGGTTTATGAAAAGCTGCCGGGGCTGATTTCCGATCTGAAGCTGGATTTCGTTATCGTCAACGGCGAGAACGCCGCTGGCGGTTTCGGCATTACCGAAGAGATTTTTCACGACACCATTCGTGCCGGTGCCGACGTGGTGACGACCGGCAACCATGTGTGGGATCAGCGCGAGGCGCTGGATTTCTCCAGGCGCGAAGATCGCTTCCTGCGCCCGGCCAATTTCCCGAAAGGGACGGCGGGCAAGGGTGAGGGGCTTTATATCGCCAAGAACGGCGCTCGTGTTCTGGTTTCGAACATCATGGGCCGGGTATTCATGCATCCGGATCTCGACGATCCTTTCATCGCTGCAGAGAAAATTCTGGAAGCCTGTCCGCTTGGTGAACAGGCCGATGCCGTCTTCTTCGACTTCCACGCCGAAGCGACCAGCGAAAAACAGTGTTTCGGCCACTTTGTCGATGGCCGCGCAAGCGCGGTTGTCGGCACACATACGCATGTGCCGACAGCCGATTGCCAGATATTGCGCAATGGCACGGCCTATATGTCGGATGCAGGCATGTGCGGCGATTACGACTCGTCGCTCGGCATGGATAAGGAAGAGCCGCTCAACCGCTTCCTGTCCAAAGTGCCGAAAGGACGGTTCGAGGCGGCGAACGGCCCTGCCACCATCTGCGGCGTCGGCATCGAGATTTCGGACCGCACAGGGCTTGCAGAAAAGGCCGCTCCCCTGCGCATCGGCGCGCATCTGGAAGAGACGATACCGGCGTTCTGGAGTTAA
- a CDS encoding 5-formyltetrahydrofolate cyclo-ligase has translation MTATERSPGLEKQELRRRILAIRDALDPRFHYEASLAAAKKGEAAIDVPKGTLIAGYWPIRSEIDPRPLLSAFRAKGARLCLPVVLDKETIAFREYLPDTELVQTGFGTMGPGEDAPVVDPAIMLMPLAGFDRRGHRLGYGAGHYDRALARFTERGLQPLLIGMAFDCQEVEHVPDEPHDIALNQILTESGLRSLGTGSAL, from the coding sequence ATGACGGCAACGGAGCGTAGCCCCGGTCTGGAAAAGCAGGAGCTGAGACGCAGGATTCTTGCAATCCGCGATGCGCTTGATCCGCGCTTTCATTACGAGGCTTCTCTGGCGGCTGCCAAAAAGGGTGAGGCCGCGATCGACGTTCCCAAAGGCACCCTGATTGCAGGCTACTGGCCGATCCGGTCCGAAATCGATCCGCGTCCCCTTTTGTCCGCCTTCCGCGCCAAAGGCGCACGGCTCTGCCTGCCCGTCGTTCTGGACAAGGAAACGATTGCCTTTCGTGAATATCTGCCGGACACCGAGCTGGTGCAGACTGGTTTCGGCACGATGGGACCGGGGGAAGACGCGCCGGTTGTCGATCCGGCGATCATGCTGATGCCGCTTGCCGGCTTCGACCGGCGTGGCCACAGGCTCGGCTACGGTGCGGGGCATTACGACCGCGCGCTGGCACGCTTTACCGAGCGCGGTTTGCAGCCGCTGCTGATCGGCATGGCCTTCGACTGTCAGGAAGTCGAACATGTGCCCGATGAGCCGCACGATATCGCGCTCAACCAGATACTGACTGAAAGCGGCCTGCGTTCGCTTGGAACCGGGTCGGCGCTCTAG
- a CDS encoding cell division protein ZapA, translated as MATVTVTIDGKAYRMACDEGQEEHLSGLADRFDQYVTHLKSSFGEIGDLRLTVMAGIMVMDEMAEMQKRINGLESEVDTLRRARDEALGRADSNDAALTGLLTDVASRIEQVASRIAPRSS; from the coding sequence ATAGCGACCGTAACCGTTACCATTGATGGCAAGGCTTACCGGATGGCCTGCGACGAGGGGCAGGAAGAACACCTTTCCGGGCTCGCCGACCGTTTCGACCAGTATGTGACCCATCTGAAGTCGTCCTTCGGGGAGATTGGCGATCTGCGCCTGACCGTCATGGCCGGGATCATGGTGATGGACGAGATGGCCGAGATGCAGAAGCGCATCAACGGTCTGGAGAGCGAAGTCGACACGCTGCGCCGTGCCCGCGATGAAGCGCTCGGACGCGCCGACAGCAACGATGCCGCCCTGACCGGCCTGCTGACGGATGTGGCATCACGCATCGAGCAGGTGGCATCCCGCATCGCGCCGCGAAGCAGCTAA
- a CDS encoding DUF4164 domain-containing protein has translation MAPDTTLRQVLERLEKALNALEQAVDLRLDKEGDFAEAEEEVQRMNADRSRLAQELDQSEARAERLEAANREVSRRLVTAMETIRAVLDR, from the coding sequence ATGGCACCCGATACGACCCTCAGGCAAGTCTTGGAACGGCTCGAAAAGGCACTCAACGCGCTTGAACAAGCGGTCGATCTGCGGCTGGACAAGGAAGGCGATTTCGCCGAAGCCGAGGAAGAGGTGCAGCGCATGAATGCGGATCGCAGCCGTCTCGCCCAGGAACTCGACCAGTCCGAAGCGCGCGCGGAGCGGCTTGAAGCCGCCAACCGCGAGGTTTCACGCCGCCTCGTGACTGCGATGGAGACAATCCGCGCCGTTCTGGACCGATAG
- the tkt gene encoding transketolase, whose translation MTNSDKQNQMANAIRFLSMDAVEKANSGHPGLPMGAADIATTLYTRFLSHDPQNPHWPDRDRFVLSAGHGSMLLYSLLYLSGYEDITIDEIKNFRQLGSRTAGHPEYGHAAGIETTTGPLGQGIANAVGMALSERILNAQFGDSLVNHYTYVIAGDGCLMEGISQEAIALAGHLKLNKLIVFWDDNNISIDGPVTLSDNTDQPARFAASGWNTMAVDGHDQDAIAKAIELAKVSDKPTLIACKTTIGFGAPNKAGTNKVHGSPLGAEEIAATRKALGWSAEPFVVPAEVLDAWRVAGLNAAKKRQEWEKRLAAADAETRAEFERRMRGDLPANFDATIIEYKKKLSADKPKVATRKSSEMALEVINGVVPETVGGSADLTGSNNTKTSQTKAVTPEDYGQRYVHYGIREHGMAAAMNGMTLHGGLIPYGGTFLTFSDYCRPAMRLSSLMGIRTIYVMTHDSIGLGEDGPTHQPVEHLAALRAIPNHNVFRPADAVETAECWQIALQSKKTPSTLALTRQNLPTVRTEHRDENLSAYGAYELAAASKDARVTIFATGSEVEIALKARDLLEGKGIATRVVSVPCFELFEQQSDAYKTATIGDAPVKVAIEAAISLGWERFIGENGIFIGMKGFGASGEINDLYKHFGITAEHAAEAAEKKLNAA comes from the coding sequence ATGACCAATTCCGACAAACAAAACCAGATGGCCAACGCAATCCGCTTCCTCTCCATGGACGCGGTCGAGAAAGCCAATTCGGGCCATCCCGGCCTGCCGATGGGCGCAGCCGATATAGCGACGACGCTTTACACCCGTTTCCTCTCGCACGACCCGCAGAACCCGCACTGGCCGGATCGCGACCGTTTCGTGCTTTCCGCAGGCCACGGCTCGATGCTGCTTTATTCGCTGCTCTATCTTTCGGGCTACGAAGACATCACCATCGACGAGATCAAGAATTTCCGCCAGCTTGGCTCGCGCACCGCTGGCCATCCGGAATATGGCCACGCCGCCGGTATCGAAACGACGACCGGCCCGCTCGGCCAGGGCATCGCCAATGCCGTCGGCATGGCGCTCTCCGAACGCATCCTCAATGCGCAGTTCGGTGACAGCCTCGTCAACCATTACACCTATGTGATCGCCGGTGACGGCTGCCTCATGGAAGGCATCAGCCAGGAAGCGATCGCGCTTGCCGGTCATCTGAAGCTGAACAAGCTGATCGTGTTCTGGGACGACAACAACATTTCGATCGACGGCCCTGTCACGCTGTCCGACAATACCGACCAGCCTGCCCGTTTCGCCGCTTCCGGCTGGAACACCATGGCTGTCGACGGTCATGACCAGGACGCAATCGCCAAGGCCATTGAACTGGCCAAGGTTTCCGACAAGCCGACGCTCATCGCCTGCAAGACCACCATCGGTTTCGGCGCGCCGAACAAGGCTGGCACCAACAAGGTGCATGGCTCGCCGCTCGGTGCTGAAGAAATTGCCGCCACCCGCAAGGCTCTGGGCTGGAGTGCAGAACCTTTCGTCGTTCCGGCAGAAGTGCTGGACGCATGGCGTGTGGCTGGCCTCAATGCGGCCAAGAAGCGTCAGGAATGGGAAAAGCGCCTTGCTGCGGCCGACGCTGAAACCCGCGCCGAATTCGAGCGCCGGATGCGTGGCGACCTGCCCGCAAACTTCGATGCGACCATCATCGAATACAAGAAGAAGCTTTCCGCCGACAAGCCGAAAGTGGCGACCCGCAAGTCTTCGGAAATGGCTCTTGAAGTCATCAATGGCGTTGTGCCGGAAACCGTGGGCGGCTCTGCCGACCTCACCGGTTCCAACAACACCAAGACGAGCCAGACCAAGGCTGTAACGCCGGAAGATTACGGCCAGCGTTATGTCCATTACGGCATCCGTGAACACGGCATGGCTGCCGCCATGAACGGCATGACGCTGCACGGCGGCCTCATCCCTTACGGCGGCACCTTCCTGACCTTCTCGGACTATTGCCGCCCGGCCATGCGTCTTTCCTCGCTGATGGGCATCCGCACCATCTATGTCATGACCCATGATTCCATCGGTCTTGGCGAGGATGGCCCGACCCACCAGCCGGTCGAGCATCTGGCTGCGCTGCGCGCCATTCCGAACCACAATGTGTTCCGTCCTGCCGACGCGGTGGAAACCGCCGAATGCTGGCAGATCGCCCTGCAATCGAAGAAGACACCTTCGACGCTGGCGCTCACCCGCCAGAACCTGCCGACGGTCCGCACCGAGCATCGCGACGAGAACCTGTCGGCTTACGGCGCCTATGAGCTTGCTGCCGCAAGCAAGGACGCCAGGGTGACGATCTTCGCAACCGGCTCGGAAGTGGAAATCGCGCTCAAGGCCCGCGACCTTCTGGAAGGCAAGGGCATCGCGACCCGCGTCGTTTCGGTTCCCTGCTTCGAGCTTTTCGAGCAGCAGAGCGACGCCTACAAGACGGCAACCATCGGCGACGCGCCGGTGAAGGTAGCCATTGAAGCGGCAATCTCGCTCGGTTGGGAACGCTTCATCGGCGAAAACGGCATCTTCATCGGCATGAAGGGCTTCGGCGCTTCGGGTGAGATCAACGATCTCTACAAGCATTTCGGCATCACGGCAGAACATGCCGCCGAAGCCGCGGAGAAGAAGCTCAACGCCGCATGA
- the gap gene encoding type I glyceraldehyde-3-phosphate dehydrogenase, which yields MAVRVAINGFGRIGRNILRAIVESGRTDIQVVAINDLGPVETNAHLLRYDSVHGRFPKEVKVAGDTIDVGYGPIKVHAVRNPAELPWKEEGVDIALECTGIFTSRDKAAMHLEAGAKRVIVSAPADGADLTVVYGVNHDKLTKDHLVISNASCTTNCLAPVAQVLNDAIGIEKGFMTTIHSYTGDQPTLDTMHKDLYRARAAALSMIPTSTGAAKAVGLVLPELKGKLDGVAIRVPTPNVSVVDLTFIAKRETTVDEVNNAIRAAANGRLKGILGYTDEPLVSHDFNHDSHSSVFHTDQTKVMEGTMVRILSWYDNEWGFSSRMGDTAVAFGRLI from the coding sequence ATGGCAGTTCGCGTCGCAATCAATGGCTTTGGCCGCATCGGTCGTAACATCCTCCGCGCCATCGTCGAATCTGGCCGCACCGATATCCAGGTCGTCGCCATCAACGATCTCGGTCCGGTGGAAACCAACGCGCATCTTCTGCGTTATGACAGCGTTCATGGCCGTTTCCCCAAGGAAGTGAAGGTCGCCGGCGATACCATCGATGTCGGTTATGGCCCGATCAAGGTTCATGCCGTCCGCAACCCGGCTGAACTGCCGTGGAAGGAAGAAGGCGTCGATATCGCTCTGGAATGCACCGGCATCTTCACCTCGCGTGACAAGGCCGCCATGCATCTAGAAGCAGGCGCCAAGCGCGTCATCGTTTCGGCTCCTGCCGATGGTGCCGACCTGACCGTCGTCTACGGCGTCAACCACGACAAGCTGACCAAGGACCATCTGGTCATTTCCAACGCTTCGTGCACCACCAACTGCCTTGCGCCGGTGGCTCAGGTCCTCAACGATGCCATCGGCATCGAAAAGGGCTTCATGACCACGATCCATTCCTATACGGGCGACCAGCCGACGCTGGACACCATGCATAAGGATCTCTACCGCGCCCGCGCAGCCGCTCTTTCCATGATCCCGACCTCGACGGGCGCTGCCAAGGCTGTCGGCCTCGTCCTGCCGGAACTGAAGGGCAAGCTCGATGGCGTTGCCATCCGCGTTCCGACCCCGAACGTCTCGGTCGTGGACCTCACCTTCATCGCCAAGCGCGAAACGACTGTCGACGAAGTCAACAACGCAATCCGTGCAGCCGCCAATGGCCGCCTGAAGGGCATCCTCGGCTACACCGACGAACCGCTCGTCTCGCACGACTTCAACCATGACTCCCATTCCTCGGTCTTCCACACGGACCAGACCAAGGTCATGGAAGGCACCATGGTGCGTATCCTGTCGTGGTACGACAATGAGTGGGGCTTCTCCAGCCGCATGGGCGATACTGCTGTCGCCTTCGGCAGGCTGATCTAA
- a CDS encoding putative glycolipid-binding domain-containing protein gives MFRALLPTAARWRPLEGEGLEHLNLSPTGRTIRAESVVIGDRGGAPYGVRYSIDCNSAWHVLHFLIETMSGHRLELASDGAGHWNTMAGDALPEFDGCIDIDLAGTPFTNTLPIRRLGLTPESGTVQLDMLYVPFDSFRPLRDQQRYTCIEAGRRYRYEAADRTFTAELPVDEDGLVTDYPTLFRRLPV, from the coding sequence ATGTTTCGCGCCCTTCTCCCCACCGCTGCGCGCTGGCGTCCGCTGGAAGGAGAAGGGCTCGAACATCTCAATCTCAGCCCTACCGGCCGCACGATCCGTGCCGAAAGCGTGGTGATTGGCGATCGCGGCGGCGCCCCCTACGGCGTACGCTACAGCATCGACTGCAACAGCGCCTGGCATGTCCTTCATTTCCTGATCGAAACCATGTCCGGCCACCGGCTGGAGCTGGCTTCCGATGGCGCCGGTCACTGGAACACGATGGCGGGCGATGCACTGCCTGAATTTGACGGCTGCATCGATATCGATCTGGCGGGAACCCCCTTCACCAACACGCTGCCCATCCGCCGCCTTGGCCTGACGCCGGAAAGCGGCACCGTACAGCTCGACATGCTTTACGTGCCCTTCGACAGCTTCCGCCCGCTGCGCGACCAGCAGCGCTACACCTGTATCGAGGCAGGACGGCGCTATCGCTACGAGGCAGCCGACCGCACCTTCACCGCTGAATTGCCCGTCGACGAGGACGGGCTTGTCACCGACTATCCAACCCTTTTCCGGCGCCTGCCTGTTTGA
- a CDS encoding phosphoglycerate kinase, whose amino-acid sequence MSFRTLDDADVKSKRVLVRVDLNVPMANGEVTDLTRIERIVPTIAELSRKGAKVILLAHFGRPKGVASDENSLKHVVKPLAKVLGHGVHFAEDCIGDKAKAAVDALKDGDVLLLENTRFHKGEEKNDPEFVAALAANGDLYVNDAFSAAHRAHASTEGLAHVLPACAGRGMQAELEALEKGLGNPARPVVAIVGGAKVSTKLDLLSNLIEKVDALVIGGGMANTFLAAKGYDVGKSLCEHELASTAREIMAKAETTKCAIILPVDAVVGWHFAADTPNQTYGVDAVPSDGMILDAGALSIDLIASAIDDAATLVWNGPLGAFELRPFDAATVKTAKHVAARTKAGKLVSVGGGGDTVAALNHAGVADDFTYISTAGGAFLEWMEGKPLPGVDVLKK is encoded by the coding sequence ATGAGTTTCCGCACTCTCGACGATGCCGACGTCAAGTCCAAGCGCGTACTGGTCCGCGTTGATCTCAACGTGCCGATGGCGAATGGCGAAGTCACCGACCTGACCCGTATCGAGCGCATCGTTCCGACCATTGCCGAACTTTCCAGGAAAGGCGCAAAGGTTATTCTGCTCGCCCATTTCGGTCGTCCCAAGGGCGTTGCTTCGGATGAAAACTCTTTGAAGCATGTCGTGAAGCCGCTCGCCAAGGTGCTTGGACACGGGGTTCATTTTGCCGAAGACTGCATCGGGGACAAGGCAAAGGCCGCGGTCGATGCGTTGAAGGACGGCGATGTCCTGCTTCTGGAAAATACCCGTTTCCACAAGGGCGAGGAAAAGAACGATCCGGAATTCGTCGCAGCTCTGGCAGCCAATGGCGATCTTTATGTGAATGACGCGTTTTCGGCTGCCCACCGCGCGCATGCCTCGACGGAAGGGCTTGCCCATGTCCTGCCCGCCTGTGCGGGCCGCGGCATGCAGGCTGAGCTTGAAGCGTTGGAAAAGGGCCTTGGCAATCCGGCTCGCCCGGTTGTGGCCATCGTCGGCGGCGCAAAGGTCTCGACCAAGCTCGACCTCCTGTCCAACCTGATCGAGAAGGTCGATGCGCTCGTCATCGGTGGCGGCATGGCAAACACCTTCCTCGCCGCCAAGGGCTATGATGTCGGCAAGTCGCTCTGCGAGCATGAACTTGCTTCCACCGCCCGCGAAATCATGGCCAAGGCCGAAACCACAAAGTGCGCGATCATCCTGCCGGTCGATGCCGTCGTGGGCTGGCACTTTGCAGCCGACACGCCGAACCAGACCTATGGCGTCGATGCCGTGCCAAGCGATGGCATGATTCTCGATGCAGGAGCACTTTCGATCGATCTGATCGCCTCGGCTATCGATGACGCCGCCACGCTCGTCTGGAACGGCCCGCTCGGTGCCTTCGAGCTGCGCCCCTTCGACGCCGCCACGGTCAAGACTGCCAAGCACGTCGCAGCCCGCACCAAGGCAGGCAAGCTGGTTTCGGTTGGCGGCGGCGGCGATACGGTCGCTGCCCTCAATCATGCGGGCGTTGCCGACGACTTCACCTATATCTCGACCGCAGGCGGCGCCTTCCTTGAATGGATGGAAGGCAAGCCCCTCCCAGGGGTCGATGTCTTGAAGAAGTAA
- a CDS encoding PQQ-dependent sugar dehydrogenase, whose translation MRRVLFSLPFVLAASMVALPVANASAESINAGGRQAAANAPFAVTPVAEFDTPWAIAFLPDGRLLLTEKGGKIFIVTQTGDKIAVEGVPEVAFGGQNGLLDIAPAPDFEKSKAVYFSYNEPAQSGSSVVLARAVLDEGGGKAALKNRTTIWKQDAAARGGQPGGIIAFAPDGKHLFFSVGDRMLPATAQDDAAPMGKILRMNLDGSVPKDNPHADAEGVRALTWSTGHRNPYGLAFGPDGKLWEHEMGPRGGDEFNLIKPGLNYGWPLVSNGDNYSGRPIPRHSTRPEFEPPLVYWTPVIAPAGLAFYEGDMFPEWRGSALIGGLSVMSLVRVVIDKDGKADEAERFEMENRIRDVAVGPDGAIWLIEDDNPGRLLKLTPKK comes from the coding sequence ATGCGACGTGTCCTTTTTAGCCTGCCGTTTGTTCTGGCTGCATCGATGGTCGCCCTGCCGGTGGCGAACGCTTCGGCTGAGAGTATCAACGCCGGCGGCAGGCAGGCCGCAGCAAATGCTCCGTTTGCGGTAACGCCGGTGGCCGAATTCGACACGCCATGGGCGATCGCCTTTCTGCCCGATGGCAGGCTGCTTCTGACGGAGAAGGGTGGCAAGATTTTCATTGTCACGCAAACGGGTGACAAAATTGCCGTCGAGGGCGTGCCGGAAGTCGCATTCGGCGGTCAGAACGGTCTGCTTGATATCGCGCCCGCGCCCGACTTCGAGAAGAGCAAGGCGGTCTATTTTTCCTATAACGAACCGGCTCAGAGCGGCAGCAGCGTGGTGCTGGCACGCGCTGTTCTGGATGAAGGTGGCGGCAAGGCGGCGCTGAAGAACAGGACCACCATCTGGAAGCAGGATGCGGCGGCGCGTGGCGGACAGCCGGGCGGCATTATCGCATTTGCGCCGGACGGCAAGCATCTGTTCTTCTCCGTCGGTGATCGCATGTTGCCTGCAACCGCGCAGGACGATGCAGCGCCGATGGGAAAAATCCTCCGCATGAATCTCGACGGGTCCGTTCCGAAGGATAATCCGCATGCCGATGCGGAGGGTGTGCGGGCACTGACCTGGTCGACCGGCCATCGTAACCCTTACGGGCTGGCCTTCGGTCCCGATGGAAAGCTCTGGGAACATGAGATGGGGCCGCGCGGCGGCGACGAGTTCAACCTCATCAAGCCCGGTCTCAATTACGGCTGGCCGCTTGTCTCGAACGGCGACAATTACAGTGGCCGACCGATCCCGCGCCATAGCACACGCCCGGAATTCGAGCCGCCATTGGTGTACTGGACGCCTGTTATCGCTCCGGCCGGGCTTGCCTTCTACGAGGGTGACATGTTCCCCGAATGGCGCGGTTCGGCGCTCATCGGCGGGCTTTCGGTCATGTCGCTGGTGCGTGTCGTGATCGACAAGGACGGCAAGGCGGACGAAGCGGAGCGCTTTGAAATGGAAAACCGTATCCGCGATGTGGCGGTGGGGCCGGATGGCGCCATCTGGCTGATCGAAGACGATAATCCGGGCCGGTTGCTGAAGCTGACACCAAAAAAGTAA
- a CDS encoding class I fructose-bisphosphate aldolase, translating to MTERLEDIAIALVAAGKGILAADESSGTIKKRFDAIDLGSTEDTRRDYREMLFRADEAMKNYISGVILYDETIRQKAKDGTPLVEIIRSAGAVPGIKVDAGAKPLAGFEGETITEGLDGLRERLNEYHALGARFAKWRAVISISDGLPTWGAVKQNAQALARYAALCQEANIVPIVEPEVLMDGKPGNHTIDRCYDVTEWVLKTVFTELYDAHVRLEGMILKPNMVIDGKNARKASVEEVAEKTVRCFRNTVPAAVPGIAFLSGGQTGEEATAHLSAMNAGFDMPWKMTFSYGRALQAAALEAWGGRDENIAAGQRAFAHRAKMNGLAATGGWKKELEKAA from the coding sequence ATGACCGAACGTCTTGAAGATATTGCGATTGCACTGGTAGCGGCAGGAAAAGGCATTCTCGCCGCCGATGAAAGTTCAGGCACCATCAAGAAGCGTTTTGACGCGATCGATCTCGGATCCACCGAAGACACGCGCCGCGACTATCGCGAAATGCTCTTCCGCGCGGACGAAGCGATGAAGAACTATATTTCGGGTGTCATTCTGTATGATGAAACCATAAGGCAGAAGGCCAAGGACGGCACGCCGCTTGTCGAAATCATCCGCAGCGCTGGCGCGGTCCCGGGCATCAAGGTCGATGCGGGTGCAAAACCCCTCGCGGGTTTTGAAGGCGAAACTATCACCGAGGGGCTGGATGGCCTGCGCGAGCGGCTCAATGAATATCATGCGCTTGGCGCACGTTTCGCCAAATGGCGCGCGGTGATCTCGATCTCCGACGGCCTGCCCACATGGGGGGCGGTGAAGCAGAATGCGCAGGCTCTCGCCCGCTACGCCGCCCTCTGTCAGGAAGCAAACATCGTACCGATTGTCGAACCCGAAGTGCTGATGGACGGCAAGCCGGGCAATCACACCATCGACCGTTGTTATGACGTGACGGAATGGGTTCTCAAGACGGTATTTACGGAACTTTACGATGCCCACGTCCGGCTCGAAGGCATGATCCTGAAGCCGAACATGGTCATCGACGGCAAGAATGCCCGCAAGGCCTCCGTGGAAGAAGTGGCGGAGAAAACCGTCCGCTGTTTCCGCAACACCGTTCCGGCAGCAGTGCCCGGCATCGCCTTCCTTTCCGGCGGCCAGACGGGCGAAGAAGCGACAGCCCATCTGTCCGCCATGAATGCAGGCTTCGACATGCCATGGAAAATGACCTTTTCCTATGGCCGGGCCTTGCAGGCGGCGGCACTGGAAGCCTGGGGCGGCAGGGATGAGAATATCGCAGCCGGTCAGCGTGCTTTCGCGCATCGCGCAAAGATGAACGGCCTTGCTGCCACCGGCGGCTGGAAAAAGGAACTGGAAAAGGCGGCCTGA